One genomic window of Bacillus mycoides includes the following:
- the ctaE gene encoding cytochrome c oxidase subunit III, with protein sequence MHVDEKLTNETFPAEPEKATLEGKNKFVGFWLFLGGETVLFASLFGTYLALKNSTNGGPTSQEMFQMPLVFIMTMLLLTSSLTSVYAMYHMKNFNFKKMQLWLLITVLLGLGFLGFEIYEFYHYTHEFKHTMRSSAFGSAFYALVGTHGLHVLFGLCWILTLIFRNAKRGLNLYNAPKFYVASIYWHFIDVVWVFIFTVVYLMGMVG encoded by the coding sequence ATGCATGTAGATGAAAAATTAACGAATGAAACATTTCCAGCAGAGCCTGAAAAAGCAACCCTTGAGGGGAAAAATAAATTTGTCGGTTTTTGGTTATTTCTTGGAGGCGAAACAGTGTTGTTCGCTTCCTTGTTTGGCACATATTTAGCGCTAAAGAATTCTACAAATGGTGGACCAACATCTCAAGAGATGTTTCAAATGCCGCTCGTGTTCATTATGACGATGCTTTTATTAACGAGTAGTTTAACGAGTGTGTATGCGATGTACCATATGAAAAACTTTAATTTTAAGAAAATGCAACTTTGGTTACTTATAACAGTGTTGCTTGGCTTAGGATTTTTGGGATTTGAAATATATGAGTTTTATCATTATACACATGAATTTAAGCATACTATGAGAAGTAGTGCATTTGGCTCTGCATTTTATGCTCTTGTTGGTACACATGGACTTCACGTATTGTTTGGACTTTGTTGGATTTTAACATTAATCTTTAGAAATGCAAAGCGGGGCTTAAATTTATACAATGCACCGAAGTTTTATGTTGCATCAATTTATTGGCACTTTATTGACGTAGTTTGGGTGTTTATTTTCACTGTAGTATATTTGATGGGAATGGTGGGATAA
- the ctaG gene encoding cytochrome c oxidase assembly factor CtaG has product MENLWVFGFQALWSPIFLLFMISILISYFLIIGPYRTRFENATKVSKKQIFYFTTGIVLLYFVKGGPIDLIGHIIFSAHMFEMAVMYIAVPPLLLLGIPVWLYRYITSFKFVQIVIKFFAKPLIALFVFNGLFSFYHLPIVFDAVKQSQIAHPICLAILFFAAMMMWWPMLNPLPEYQTLSDIKKLGYMFANGMLLTPACALIIFATAPLFATYTDPAAWMKAMELCVPAGTLSDLNITGPEFLHWMPVVQDQQTGGIIMKIVQEIVYGTIIGYVFFNWARREREKDKEQLQELPPYLQTK; this is encoded by the coding sequence ATGGAAAACTTATGGGTATTTGGTTTTCAAGCTTTATGGAGTCCGATTTTTTTATTATTTATGATCTCGATTCTTATTAGTTATTTTTTAATTATTGGACCATATAGAACGCGATTTGAAAATGCGACGAAGGTAAGTAAGAAGCAAATTTTTTATTTTACGACCGGAATTGTTCTTTTGTATTTTGTAAAGGGAGGACCTATTGATTTAATTGGTCATATTATATTTAGTGCACATATGTTTGAGATGGCAGTAATGTATATTGCGGTGCCTCCGTTATTACTGCTTGGTATACCTGTTTGGTTATATCGTTATATTACTTCTTTTAAGTTCGTTCAAATTGTGATAAAGTTTTTTGCTAAGCCGCTTATTGCGTTGTTTGTATTTAATGGCCTGTTTTCCTTTTATCATTTGCCAATTGTTTTTGATGCAGTAAAACAAAGTCAAATAGCGCATCCTATTTGCCTTGCTATATTGTTTTTTGCAGCAATGATGATGTGGTGGCCGATGTTAAATCCGCTGCCAGAATATCAAACTTTAAGTGATATTAAGAAGCTTGGTTACATGTTTGCTAATGGTATGTTATTAACGCCAGCTTGTGCGTTAATAATTTTTGCGACTGCACCATTATTTGCAACATATACAGATCCGGCCGCTTGGATGAAGGCAATGGAACTCTGTGTACCGGCGGGTACTTTATCAGATTTAAATATAACTGGACCAGAATTTTTACATTGGATGCCGGTAGTACAAGACCAGCAAACAGGTGGTATCATTATGAAAATTGTCCAGGAAATAGTGTACGGTACGATTATCGGTTATGTGTTCTTTAATTGGGCACGTAGAGAACGTGAAAAGGATAAAGAGCAGCTGCAAGAGTTACCTCCTTATTTGCAGACGAAATAA
- a CDS encoding histidine phosphatase family protein, whose product MTEICLVRHGQTDWNFQEIIQGREDIPLNEVGKKQASQSAAALQAESWDIIISSPLIRAQETAKEIAGAIGLPSILLDERFMERNFGEASGKPVAAVRELIAEGNVEGMEQDKEIVERCFTALQEVAVAHGDKRIIIVAHSHAIKAILHAIAPDEITFKTPLKNACISYVKENSGKWDVLKYNIAEHISV is encoded by the coding sequence ATGACGGAAATTTGTTTAGTACGACATGGACAAACTGATTGGAACTTTCAAGAGATTATTCAAGGGCGCGAAGATATTCCACTTAACGAGGTTGGGAAGAAGCAAGCGAGTCAAAGTGCAGCTGCCTTGCAAGCGGAATCGTGGGATATAATTATAAGTAGTCCGTTAATTAGAGCGCAAGAAACAGCTAAGGAAATTGCTGGGGCTATTGGATTACCATCTATTTTATTAGATGAGCGATTTATGGAACGTAATTTTGGGGAAGCTTCTGGGAAACCAGTTGCGGCCGTTAGAGAGTTAATTGCAGAAGGTAATGTAGAAGGAATGGAGCAGGATAAAGAAATTGTAGAGCGCTGTTTTACGGCTTTACAAGAGGTTGCAGTAGCACATGGAGATAAACGTATTATCATTGTTGCGCATTCACATGCAATAAAAGCTATTTTACACGCAATTGCACCAGATGAAATTACATTTAAAACGCCGTTAAAAAACGCATGTATTAGCTACGTGAAAGAGAATAGCGGGAAATGGGATGTTCTTAAATATAATATTGCGGAGCATATTAGTGTATAA
- the rsmD gene encoding 16S rRNA (guanine(966)-N(2))-methyltransferase RsmD: MRVVSGKCKGHPLKAVPGNTTRPTTDKVKESIFNMIGPYYDGGIALDLFGGSGGLGIEAISRGIDKAIFVDRDSKAIKVIHQNLESCRIQEQAEVYRNDAERAVKALIKREISFNLILIDPPYKGQKIVSLISVIDQHGLLDKDGIIMAEHGDDVVLPDSIGELVKVRAENYGITAISIYKYEGEGTE, from the coding sequence ATGAGAGTAGTTTCAGGAAAATGTAAAGGGCACCCACTTAAAGCGGTACCTGGTAATACAACACGTCCAACGACAGATAAAGTGAAAGAATCTATTTTTAATATGATAGGTCCTTATTATGATGGTGGTATCGCTCTTGACTTATTTGGTGGTAGTGGTGGTCTTGGAATTGAGGCCATAAGTAGAGGGATTGATAAAGCGATTTTTGTTGACCGAGATAGTAAAGCGATAAAAGTCATTCATCAAAATTTAGAAAGCTGTAGAATACAAGAACAAGCTGAAGTGTATCGAAATGATGCGGAACGTGCGGTAAAGGCGCTTATAAAGCGTGAAATATCATTCAATCTTATACTAATAGACCCTCCATATAAAGGTCAAAAAATTGTGTCTTTAATTAGTGTGATCGATCAACATGGATTGTTAGATAAAGATGGCATCATTATGGCAGAGCATGGGGATGACGTGGTTTTACCTGATTCAATAGGAGAACTTGTAAAAGTACGGGCAGAAAACTACGGGATTACAGCAATTTCGATTTATAAGTATGAAGGTGAGGGGACAGAATGA
- a CDS encoding YlbD family protein — MPTTKGPLHPSVQQFKEFVNHHPKMVHEVRSGQKTWQQFYEEWYLLGEEDQIWTAYRPDGAPAFSSIKENKEEKESRTEEEKTADVMGQMLSFFKKLDVEQMQHHLANVTSAIGSVQQVIQQFQGNRAQPEQSTSENNPFFFQKD; from the coding sequence ATGCCAACAACAAAAGGGCCGTTACATCCATCGGTTCAACAGTTTAAAGAGTTTGTAAACCATCACCCTAAAATGGTTCATGAGGTTAGAAGTGGTCAAAAAACTTGGCAGCAATTTTATGAAGAATGGTACTTACTTGGTGAAGAAGATCAAATATGGACAGCGTATAGACCTGATGGAGCACCTGCTTTTTCTTCGATAAAAGAAAATAAAGAAGAAAAAGAAAGTCGAACAGAAGAGGAAAAAACTGCTGATGTGATGGGGCAAATGCTTTCTTTCTTTAAAAAGTTAGACGTAGAGCAAATGCAACATCATTTAGCAAATGTAACGAGTGCGATTGGTAGCGTGCAACAAGTTATCCAACAATTTCAAGGGAACCGTGCGCAGCCAGAACAAAGTACTTCTGAAAATAATCCTTTTTTCTTTCAAAAGGATTAG
- the ylbJ gene encoding sporulation integral membrane protein YlbJ produces the protein MYEKWKTAFLTISMLFLTFSLVLHPQAALQASIRGLNIWWEVVFPSLLPFFIIAELLISIGIVKFIGVILEPLMRPLFRVPGVGGFVWAMGMASGFPAGAKLSARLRKSNQLTQIEAERLVSFTNSSNPLFIFGAVSIGFFNNPKLGLVLAAAHYISNFIVGLLMRFYGTNDTYIKDKHTNQKHAFQNPFSILHQTRMQEKRPIGKLLGDAIVSSIQTLLMIGGFIILFSVLNKMITVFEITEALSFIMQHILSFFQLTSQFNIPILSGIFEMTLGSQMISQINESTLLQQAMVTSFILAFSGLSIQAQVASILAETDIRFKPYFLARIIQSILAPILTFIFWGPFYEKVHSFSPTQEDLPVFLLNHSYTLTDIWTSFIHYGPIFTLFCLYLYVILLFLRIHKEKPRSL, from the coding sequence ATGTACGAAAAATGGAAAACTGCTTTTCTTACCATATCGATGTTATTTTTAACCTTTTCTCTTGTACTTCACCCCCAAGCTGCTTTGCAAGCTTCAATTCGCGGGTTAAATATATGGTGGGAAGTTGTATTCCCTTCACTACTACCGTTTTTCATCATTGCGGAACTTCTAATCAGTATTGGTATTGTAAAATTTATCGGTGTTATATTAGAACCACTAATGCGTCCACTGTTTCGTGTTCCAGGGGTAGGTGGGTTTGTTTGGGCAATGGGAATGGCTTCAGGATTCCCCGCTGGCGCCAAATTAAGCGCTAGACTACGCAAGAGCAATCAACTAACACAAATCGAAGCGGAACGACTCGTATCTTTCACAAATTCTTCTAATCCACTTTTTATTTTCGGAGCGGTTTCTATTGGTTTTTTCAATAATCCGAAATTAGGGCTCGTATTAGCAGCAGCACATTATATAAGTAACTTTATCGTCGGATTACTTATGCGCTTTTATGGTACAAACGATACTTACATAAAAGACAAACATACGAATCAAAAGCATGCCTTTCAAAACCCTTTTTCCATCCTCCACCAAACACGTATGCAAGAAAAAAGACCGATTGGAAAACTACTCGGTGACGCTATCGTTTCTTCTATTCAAACATTGCTCATGATTGGTGGGTTTATTATTTTATTCTCTGTTTTAAATAAAATGATTACTGTTTTCGAAATTACAGAAGCGCTTTCTTTTATTATGCAACATATTTTATCATTCTTCCAACTTACATCCCAATTTAATATCCCGATATTATCTGGTATTTTTGAAATGACGCTTGGAAGCCAAATGATTAGTCAAATTAATGAATCAACACTTCTTCAACAAGCGATGGTAACAAGCTTCATTTTAGCATTTAGCGGCCTTTCTATTCAGGCACAAGTAGCAAGCATATTAGCGGAGACAGATATCCGCTTTAAACCATATTTTTTAGCTCGAATTATCCAAAGTATTCTCGCTCCTATTCTCACTTTTATATTTTGGGGGCCATTTTATGAAAAAGTTCATTCTTTCTCGCCTACGCAAGAAGATCTTCCCGTATTTTTATTGAATCATTCTTACACACTAACTGATATTTGGACATCATTTATACACTACGGACCAATCTTCACCTTATTTTGTTTATATTTATATGTTATCTTATTGTTTTTACGCATTCATAAAGAAAAACCCCGTTCACTTTAA
- a CDS encoding YlbF family regulator: MIVATLESVLILDKAEQLAKAIICSDIAEDYRKYYKDLQEDIEVQTLIQQFTVMKERYEEVQRFGKYHPDYTFVSTKMRELKRSVDMHDKVAAFKRAETALQKLLDEVSVAIGSEVSSSVKVPTGNPFFDAGGCGGGCGTGGGCGCKKTG, from the coding sequence ATGATTGTAGCGACGCTGGAAAGCGTATTGATTTTAGATAAGGCAGAGCAGCTTGCAAAAGCGATTATCTGTTCAGATATAGCAGAAGATTATCGTAAGTATTATAAGGATTTACAAGAAGATATAGAGGTCCAGACGCTAATTCAGCAATTTACAGTGATGAAAGAGCGATACGAAGAAGTGCAACGTTTTGGTAAATATCATCCTGATTATACTTTCGTTTCAACGAAAATGAGGGAATTAAAGCGTTCTGTAGATATGCATGATAAGGTTGCAGCCTTTAAAAGAGCAGAAACTGCTTTACAAAAGTTATTAGATGAAGTTAGTGTAGCAATAGGCTCTGAGGTGTCATCTTCCGTTAAAGTCCCAACAGGAAATCCGTTTTTTGATGCGGGTGGCTGTGGCGGTGGTTGTGGTACCGGAGGCGGTTGTGGTTGTAAAAAAACGGGGTAA
- the coaD gene encoding pantetheine-phosphate adenylyltransferase, which produces MTSIAISSGSFDPITLGHLDIIKRGAKVFDEVYVVVLNNSSKKPFFSVEERLELIREATKDIPNVKVDSHSGLLVEYAKMRNANAILRGLRAVSDFEYEMQITSMNRKLDENIETFFIMTNNQYSFLSSSIVKEVARYGGSVVDLVPPIVERALKEKFQTPLK; this is translated from the coding sequence ATGACAAGTATAGCTATTTCTTCAGGGAGTTTTGATCCAATTACCCTTGGACATTTGGATATTATTAAAAGGGGAGCAAAAGTATTTGATGAAGTATATGTAGTTGTTTTAAACAATTCATCAAAAAAACCATTCTTTTCGGTAGAAGAACGCCTAGAGTTAATTCGAGAGGCGACAAAGGATATACCGAATGTAAAAGTTGATTCACATAGTGGATTATTGGTGGAATATGCAAAAATGCGTAATGCAAATGCAATATTACGTGGTTTGCGAGCGGTTTCTGATTTTGAATATGAGATGCAAATTACTTCAATGAATCGAAAATTAGACGAAAATATCGAAACCTTCTTCATTATGACAAATAATCAATATTCATTTTTAAGTTCAAGTATTGTGAAAGAAGTTGCGAGATATGGGGGAAGTGTAGTAGACCTTGTTCCTCCGATTGTAGAGCGTGCTTTAAAAGAAAAGTTTCAAACCCCGTTAAAGTGA
- a CDS encoding DUF7147 family protein, which yields MIQRFIELGEGYSDLYELLEIAKTNPERVTHMLQFETVKNEKKMCSLVVILKPTTTGDFQPLYICREGIPLLENKKSKRVVLFEEMAEQIGKKVTPFTVKPSTTFPEKELFFNHLIGILRMNNFIPPMK from the coding sequence ATGATTCAACGCTTTATAGAACTCGGAGAAGGCTACTCTGACTTATATGAATTACTTGAAATTGCCAAAACAAACCCAGAACGTGTAACACATATGTTACAATTCGAAACTGTAAAAAACGAAAAAAAAATGTGTTCACTTGTTGTAATACTAAAACCGACAACTACTGGTGATTTCCAACCATTATACATATGTCGTGAAGGCATTCCTTTACTTGAAAATAAAAAAAGTAAACGTGTCGTTTTATTTGAAGAAATGGCGGAACAAATAGGGAAAAAAGTTACTCCCTTTACTGTAAAACCATCAACAACTTTCCCTGAAAAAGAACTATTTTTTAATCATCTAATTGGTATTTTACGAATGAACAATTTCATTCCTCCAATGAAATAA
- the ctaF gene encoding cytochrome c oxidase subunit IVB, giving the protein MAVKQTNNPKVDLVYRKRKSAEEMKHQVITFSLMIFLTLVAFAAVAYPKTFSPIFSVPFILLLAVVQVIFQLYYFMHMSHKGHEAASFFLYSGLLIGLLTILAFMTIVWI; this is encoded by the coding sequence ATGGCGGTTAAGCAAACGAATAATCCTAAGGTGGATCTTGTTTATCGGAAGAGAAAAAGTGCAGAGGAAATGAAGCACCAAGTTATTACATTTTCACTAATGATTTTTTTAACATTAGTTGCATTTGCAGCGGTGGCATATCCGAAAACATTTAGTCCGATTTTTTCGGTTCCATTTATATTATTGTTAGCAGTCGTTCAAGTTATATTTCAGCTATATTATTTCATGCATATGAGTCATAAAGGGCATGAAGCGGCGAGTTTCTTCTTGTACTCTGGATTGTTAATTGGTTTATTAACAATATTAGCCTTTATGACAATTGTGTGGATTTAA
- a CDS encoding YlbE-like family protein gives MRAELMEFIKADEDLARYIREQPYWYRKLTRNPEEKEAFELAAMQHFKKTIPDKVEKFQNQLAVASIMIDMFQYMKQQNTT, from the coding sequence ATGAGAGCAGAGCTTATGGAGTTTATAAAAGCTGATGAGGATTTAGCTCGCTATATTCGGGAACAGCCATACTGGTATCGGAAATTGACGCGTAACCCAGAAGAAAAAGAAGCTTTTGAGTTAGCTGCCATGCAGCATTTCAAAAAAACGATACCAGATAAAGTGGAAAAATTTCAAAATCAATTGGCGGTTGCTTCAATTATGATTGATATGTTCCAGTATATGAAGCAGCAAAATACGACGTAA
- a CDS encoding YlbG family protein — protein sequence MFGQRQSMIVYLHSLKHAKILRKYGNIHYISKRLKYAVVYCDMEQIEHMMQKLNKLPFVKKVEQSYRPFLKTEFENSRPDRAKEYDYS from the coding sequence ATGTTCGGGCAACGACAAAGTATGATTGTTTATTTACATTCATTGAAACATGCCAAGATTTTAAGGAAATATGGTAACATTCATTACATATCAAAACGTTTGAAATATGCCGTTGTATATTGTGATATGGAACAAATTGAGCATATGATGCAAAAATTGAATAAACTTCCTTTTGTGAAAAAAGTAGAACAGTCGTATCGCCCATTTTTAAAAACAGAATTCGAAAATTCGCGTCCTGATCGGGCAAAAGAATACGATTATAGCTAA
- a CDS encoding CAP domain-containing protein, which produces MKKLLRIVMITFLILAVDLYGKLLVSQYILTPSHSKQENKIVKKKKQVNEESTDTVLSMIGGDSENLLAKWGEPSRIEPSAYGYEWWVYNQDLAQYVQFGVAERKVVTAYVAGEQVKVAPYYINEKYEEVYKKNPLSHEISLKRGKNSYQFELSDTEVMEQPLVPVEDGWAQLYFDHFTHELVGLRYMDDETLLRQRPYQLVYSGELIAEQPLTPEKMKQVENGNMQQILDLTNVIRSRHQLPLLTWDQQTADVAFGHSKDMKDNNYFSHDSPTFGTLGDRLQRGQVAFQLAGENIAAQHSDGIAAVQGWLNSEGHRKNVLNEQFTGLGVGVYDKFYTQNFIRK; this is translated from the coding sequence TTGAAGAAATTATTGCGTATCGTAATGATTACATTTTTAATTTTAGCTGTTGATTTATACGGGAAGTTACTCGTATCACAATATATATTAACCCCATCTCACTCTAAGCAAGAAAATAAAATTGTGAAAAAGAAGAAGCAAGTAAATGAAGAATCCACAGATACTGTTTTAAGTATGATTGGTGGGGACTCTGAGAATTTATTAGCGAAGTGGGGCGAACCGTCTCGAATAGAGCCGTCTGCTTATGGATATGAATGGTGGGTTTATAACCAAGATTTAGCTCAGTATGTTCAATTTGGAGTTGCTGAACGTAAAGTTGTAACGGCGTATGTTGCTGGTGAGCAAGTTAAGGTGGCTCCCTATTATATAAATGAAAAGTATGAAGAGGTATATAAAAAGAATCCACTTTCACATGAGATTTCATTAAAAAGAGGAAAGAATAGTTATCAATTTGAGTTATCTGATACGGAAGTAATGGAACAACCGCTAGTACCTGTAGAAGATGGATGGGCACAATTATATTTTGATCACTTTACACATGAGCTTGTTGGTCTTCGTTATATGGATGATGAAACGTTATTACGACAAAGACCATATCAACTCGTTTATTCAGGTGAATTAATAGCGGAACAGCCGCTGACGCCAGAAAAAATGAAACAAGTAGAAAATGGAAATATGCAACAAATTCTCGATTTAACAAATGTTATTCGAAGTCGTCATCAATTACCGTTGTTAACATGGGACCAACAAACTGCAGATGTTGCATTTGGCCATAGTAAAGATATGAAGGATAATAATTATTTTTCACACGATTCACCTACTTTTGGTACGTTAGGAGATCGTTTGCAACGTGGGCAAGTGGCTTTTCAACTTGCTGGTGAGAATATAGCGGCGCAACATAGTGATGGAATTGCGGCGGTACAAGGTTGGTTAAATAGTGAGGGTCACAGAAAGAATGTATTAAATGAACAATTTACTGGATTAGGTGTTGGGGTATATGATAAATTTTATACTCAAAACTTTATCCGAAAATAA
- a CDS encoding YugN family protein: MQFTNTNFNDAVVDLTLLTEIMENNHFVLAGQWDYERVTYDYKFEILKDIYYLRVQGFAVEGDIGGRHAQVKLLPPLLGKHYYPHGIEYGDDEIFPTNVLQKSEQLLQNIEKELKEFQIIE, from the coding sequence ATGCAATTTACAAATACAAACTTTAATGATGCAGTCGTTGATTTAACTCTTTTAACTGAGATTATGGAAAACAATCATTTTGTACTTGCTGGACAATGGGATTACGAACGCGTTACATATGATTATAAATTTGAAATATTAAAGGATATTTATTATTTACGTGTACAAGGATTTGCTGTTGAAGGTGACATCGGCGGCAGACACGCTCAAGTAAAACTATTGCCACCCTTATTAGGAAAACATTATTATCCTCATGGCATTGAATATGGAGATGATGAGATTTTTCCAACAAATGTACTTCAAAAAAGCGAACAACTCCTACAAAATATTGAAAAAGAGTTAAAAGAATTTCAAATTATTGAATAA
- a CDS encoding patatin-like phospholipase family protein encodes MKEPKIGLALGSGGAKGFAHIGVIKVLREAGIPIHMIAGSSIGALIGTFYAASCNVERLYKLAAVFKRKYYLDFTVPKMGFIAGKRIKDMIKMFTYNKNLEELDIPTAVVATDILKGEKVVFTSGPIAEAVRASISVPGVFVPEKIDGRLLVDGGVIDRIPVSVVKDLGADIVIAVDVSPIKVNGEVTSIYDVIMQSIEIMQHELVMNRQIASDLMMRPAVEQFSSRAFTHIEDIIRVGEVEAEKHISNIYLLIEQWKEKHNV; translated from the coding sequence ATGAAGGAACCAAAAATCGGTTTAGCGCTTGGATCCGGAGGTGCAAAAGGTTTTGCTCACATAGGGGTAATAAAAGTATTAAGGGAAGCTGGTATCCCTATTCATATGATAGCAGGTAGTAGTATAGGAGCGTTAATTGGTACATTCTATGCAGCGAGTTGTAACGTTGAAAGACTGTATAAATTGGCAGCTGTTTTTAAAAGGAAATATTATTTGGATTTTACAGTTCCTAAAATGGGATTTATTGCTGGAAAACGTATCAAAGATATGATTAAAATGTTTACATATAATAAAAATTTAGAAGAGTTAGATATCCCGACGGCTGTTGTGGCTACTGACATTTTGAAGGGGGAAAAAGTTGTTTTTACAAGCGGTCCGATTGCGGAGGCGGTTCGAGCTAGTATATCTGTGCCAGGGGTGTTTGTTCCAGAGAAAATAGATGGCCGCTTATTAGTGGATGGAGGGGTAATTGACCGTATTCCCGTATCGGTTGTAAAAGATTTAGGGGCTGATATTGTTATTGCTGTTGATGTATCTCCAATTAAGGTGAATGGAGAGGTTACATCGATTTATGATGTGATTATGCAAAGTATTGAAATTATGCAACATGAACTTGTGATGAATCGGCAAATAGCATCAGATTTAATGATGCGGCCAGCAGTAGAACAATTTAGTTCGCGTGCTTTTACACATATTGAAGATATCATTCGGGTCGGAGAAGTGGAAGCAGAAAAACATATTTCAAACATTTATTTACTAATTGAGCAGTGGAAGGAGAAACATAATGTTTAA